The proteins below are encoded in one region of Centropristis striata isolate RG_2023a ecotype Rhode Island chromosome 12, C.striata_1.0, whole genome shotgun sequence:
- the pabir2 gene encoding protein FAM122B, which produces MYVKLSKFVVQQCNTTELVSHFKLMNWWRAALASKMNNPGVLPQEKMELDLEIPSSLVQSDGHLRRSNSAPMINGLSDNSQVFQREVLRSRRNSTTVVNRPNMVPSSPIRVPSTRLHQIKQEEGVDVMNRETAHEREVQAAMQMSQSWEESLSLSDNDLEKSASSSPKRIDFVPVSPAPSPTRGIGKKQCFSPSLQILVSSNGLTPSPIPSPTRRFSRRSQSPINCIRASILGPMKRKGEMETESQPKRLFQGTTTMLSSDVSNLSELSSCHSPDLLDGSLSSVGSSTDSPGKMEGVSPSSSSNSPFASLQDLSPK; this is translated from the exons ATGTATGTAAAGTTATCAAAGTTTGTAGTGCAACAATGTAACACCACTGAGCTGGTTAGCCATTTTAAGTTGATGAATTGGTGGCGGGCAGCGTTAGCTAGTAAGATGAACAATCCAGGAGTGTTGCCACAAGAAAAGATGGAACTGGATCTGGAAATCCCATCTTCCTTAGTTCAGAGCGATGGACACTTGAGACGATCCAACAGTGCACCCATGATTAATGGCTTAAG TGATAACTCCCAAGTGTTCCAGAGAGAGGTCCTGCGCAGCCGGAGAAATAGCACTACAGTTGTCAACAGGCCCAATATG GTGCCCTCATCACCTATTCGCGTCCCCAGCACCAGACTTCATCAGATAAAACAA GAGGAGGGTGTCGATGTGATGAACAGAGAAACTGCTCACGAGCG GGAGGTTCAAGCCGCCATGCAAATGAGCCAGTCCTGGGAAGAAAGCCTCAGTCTG AGCGACAATGATTTAGAGAAGTCAGCTTCTTCGTCTCCAAAGCGCATCGACTTTGTGCCTGTGTCGCCTGCACCATCTCCAACCAGAGGGATAGGGAAAAAG CAGTGTTTCTCTCCTTCACTACAAATCCTGGTGAGCAGTAATGGCCTCACACCCAGCCCAATCCCCAGCCCAACACGACGCTTCAG CCGACGGAGTCAAAGCCCGATCAACTGCATCAGAGCCAGCATACTTGGGCCAATGAAACGCAAAG GTGAGATGGAGACAGAGAGCCAGCCTAAGAGGCTCTTCCAGGGAACCACCACCATGCTGTCCTCTGATGTCTCCAACCTGTCAGAGCTCAGCTCCTG TCACTCTCCAGATTTGCTGGATGGCAGCCTCAGCAGCGTCGGCTCCTCCACAGACTCACCAGGCAAAATGGAGGGAGTGTCGCCCTCCTCGTCCAGCAACTCGCCCTTCGCTTCCCTCCAGGATTTGTCCCCAAAGTGA